TCCTCGGTTTTTTCCAGCGCGGCGCCGTCCTCACGCTGGATTTTCCGGGTGCGCGTCGCCGCCGAACGCCCATACACGACGACCCGCCGCCAGAAATTGTCGTCGGCGAAGTCGAGGCGCAAGTCCGCGAGGTGGAGGTGATTGGCGCCGGCGTCGAAGGTCAGCCAGGTTTCCTTTTCCTTGGGTTTTTCGACCGTTTCGATCAGTTTGGGTTCAAACGTCACGAGCGGGTCGGCCTTTTGGTCGATCTGCAAAATACGGACGCGTTCGATCTCGAGGCGCGGCGGATCGTCGGCGTCGCGATAGACCGTCAGCCGCAGATAGCGGAAATCGTTCGGCGGCAGGGCGACGTGCGATTTTTCGAATCGTCCGGTCCCATCGACGCGGAACAGATAGGCCTGCTCGCGGAGCATCTTCCATTGCTCACCGTCTTCGCTGCCCTCGACCGAAACCCGCCGGCGAAAGGCGACGCCCGCCGTTTCGATCACCACCGCGTCGCGAAAAATGTGCTGCCCGACATCCGCCGTCGCCGTCGCGCTCACTCCCGGTTGATAGGCCTGGTTGAAAATGTTCACCGGCATTTCAATCCGTACCCGCTCGCCGCGGTTTTCGCGCGCGACGTAAGGGACCTTTTCGTCGTCGCCCGTCTCGACCAACCGCAAATCGGCCAGGTCGGCCCGCGCGGCGTCGAGCAAGGCCGGCGGCAATTCGGCGCAGGTCAGCGCGGCGTCACCCTCGGCCGTCGTCAGCGCGGCGAGCAACGGCCAGTCGGCCAGCTTTTCCGGAACTTCGGCGGCCGCCGAGACGAGGCCGATCAACAGCAGAACGAAGAGCGGCGAAAGCCAGGCGCTCCGATTCATCGCGCACCTCCCTGATCCGCGGCTTGCCGCCGTTTTTCGACCCGATGGTAAAGATAGGATGCGCCGATCATCAGCAACCCGACCGCGAGAAAAGCGAAGATGCGATACAGCGGCGCCAGGTCGGCCATGTCGAGCAGAATCAACTTGAGCAGCGTGACGCCGATCAGTGCCAGCGCCGCCAAGCGGAGACCGCGCCACTTGTACTGGAAGCCGCCGATCAGCAGGGCGATCGCGTAAAGCCCCCAGGCGATCGAAAGATAAACCTGCCCCAACCAGCCGCCGGCCTGCCGGTCCGCGTAAGTCTCGACCGGGTAGGAATAGACCTCCAGACTGACGGCCAGCAGCAACATAAACAGCCCCACGATAAACAACCATTGCCGCAACGTGCCTTCCGCCTGCGAAAGGATTTCACGCTGCCGCCGCCCGGCGACCAGCGCCCAAGTCAACGCCGCCAGCACCGCGAGGTTGGAGGCGAAACGTCCGTTCAGGAAGATGAGGTAGCCTTCCGGTCCATTGACGTCGTATTGCCGCACCGCCAGGATCCAGGCGATCAACAGGAAAAACAGCGCGCCGCCGCGAAGCGCCGCCGCGCGGCTCCGCCAGCCCCACCAGGTGTAAACCGCCGAACCGATCGCCCA
The sequence above is a segment of the Myxococcales bacterium genome. Coding sequences within it:
- a CDS encoding DUF3999 domain-containing protein produces the protein MNRSAWLSPLFVLLLIGLVSAAAEVPEKLADWPLLAALTTAEGDAALTCAELPPALLDAARADLADLRLVETGDDEKVPYVARENRGERVRIEMPVNIFNQAYQPGVSATATADVGQHIFRDAVVIETAGVAFRRRVSVEGSEDGEQWKMLREQAYLFRVDGTGRFEKSHVALPPNDFRYLRLTVYRDADDPPRLEIERVRILQIDQKADPLVTFEPKLIETVEKPKEKETWLTFDAGANHLHLADLRLDFADDNFWRRVVVYGRSAATRTRKIQREDGAALEKTEETPWENVASDIVYRYRSEKTTAESLNIDLPATPFRYLQVRIINQDDKPLTYRAARLGRIPVKFYFQARPGKSYALYAGNPDAKAPIYDLARLIDELKRGGVGQATIGALEANPTYRAEAGGDQPWSERYAAYLWIVLLAALGILGFLVYRLVRQAGKPGAV